The DNA window tATATCCTACCAGCACCCACAAAATTATGACATACTTGTTATCTTGCCCTAATTAGGATAAAACCTCTAATCTTGTATGGTTCTTGATGACAGCACTTAAAAGTATAAGTTTTGACAGTTTCATACAAATTGTGATTATGtggataaacataaaattaagtaTGAAcactattatttataattttactatATTTCTCCAGGAAAACAGCAACTTAGATACAAAAAAAGTTCAGGAAGAATGCAGTAAATTCAATAACTGTATCATTAATATATCCTAAAACACCTTAGATCCTTAAACATAAATAgtatacaaacacatacattcACGTATTAATAGCTGATTCTCATTTGTGGTATATTGTATAAAGTCACATTAAACACTTAATTGGTGAATACAGAACCTCTTCTCCTAGTGAAACTACAGGTTAGCTTCCTGCGAGCCTCAGGTGACATTTCTGTCAACTGATCAATGTGtaaccttgttttatgtatgGCCTTTCAATAATTTAAAGCCAGGAGCTTTGGAGTATTGTTATATAGGTACTTTTGGCAAGGTCCTtgtaaaataagccagtctcTCAGGTTTGAAAACCTATTCTTCTACGTGATACTTTTCCCACGTAACACTtaacaggtatttttaaaattcctctgcAAACTCTTGGTCTGCAGAACTACCTTGCATgcaaatttaacatttttcaggATGTATCACCTTTTGAAACATGTGACCCAGTCAGCACTAGCTGAGATAGGTTTAACATTTTTCTAACCAGGGGTAACACAACTGTCAATGTCCCTGGCTTTCAGCTTCTCACTCTTGTCCACTACACTTTATTCTCCTGGTTATTATCTTACGGATCTTTAAGTTTAGCCCTTTTCCCACCTTTTCCTGAGCTTCTTTACATACTATAGATGTTACTTTAGCATTTTCCAGAAATTGGAAGTTGGACAAAttggaaaatttccttttctttttctagatgtACCACATTTTCGATTCATTAACAATGCACTCACACCTAACAATACTACAACTCACACCTGAAAtttatttaatgtgtattttctcCTTGTAGCACATCACATTTTTCTCCTTATGCCCATCACAGACTTCTTGCACTTAGAACAACAGACACTTCAGCACTACGCTGGGGGCCATTCTAAATACCAAAATCAccaataaaaagtacaaaaatgtgaaaaacatggcaCTAAGTAGACCACGAAAAGGACACTTGATTACAGTGAAAGAACTGAAACAAGAAAGCCTCATTCAACCTCAGCTGGGAATGCGTGTATCGGGCAGAAACTTAAATTTTTTGCTGTTCTGTGCGTATCTATGAGAGACTATGAAAGTACAGGGAGTATCGACTTTAATACAAATTCTAGCAAGCAAATTTACAAACATGGAATCTACAAATAGTAAGaatcaaatatatatgcatattttaaccCACCCACAAAATTAAACACACCCCCTTGATTTCACCCTGCTTAACCAGGCTCAGCCCTACCCAAGACTCTGTCCGCAACCCACTCAGTACCTCTGGTAATAGGTGTCTGAGCGTCCACAGGTGGCACCTGACTTTCGAAATACCTCACGGCGCTTCCAGCCAGGGCCCAAGGCTGGGCAGTCCAGCCAGTCCTCAGCCATGGGAGCCAAGGGAAGGAGCAGCGGCCTGCAACATGGAGGGGGcaatgaggaaaactgaggctctaggggaggacaCGTTGTGCCCTAGCCCCACAAACTGCTAGTATTTATTAATGCTTGTCCAAGACGTGGTATTTACCACAGGCAACTGGCCAATATAACAGAAAttccccttccccatctcatTCTTCCCTGTCCTGGGCCCAGAAGCTTGTCATTCCTCCCCCTTCTGACCTAGCAGCCCCATCTTCAACTTAAGAGTCCCGATCCTCAACCCAAAGATCCTCATTCCTTACTCAATGTCCTGATTACCAATTCTTCCCTGTCCTTGGCCCGAGCGCCCATCACTTCTCCCCTCTGCCAACCTAGGAACCTCTCATCCCTCCCAGGAAGACACTCTGTCTCAACCTACTGGTCCCCACTCCTCCCCTTTGTCACCCTGAAACCTCCATACTCCCCATCCTCAGCCTGAGAGGCCCTAGTCCTCCCAACATCTGCCCCATTCTGCTCATCCTCAGACCAAGGTTCCAGTACTCTACTTCAGTGTTCTGACCTCCCATTCACTCTCTTCATTGACCCAGGAGTCCCCAGTTACTCTTTCAGTCTTTTAGCCCTCCCATTCCTTCCCTTTCTGATGTCCTCTTATCATGCTACCTCAGGGCTATTGCCTCAATTTCCTCTGTGTCCTCTGCCAGAGAGCCCCCAGCTTCTCCATCTCTTTACCCTAAACAGCCCCTCACTCCTTCTGTTCCTCAGCCTGAAAGCCTCCTCCTCCCTTATTTTCCCTGTCAGTGTTCCTCTCGTCTTCAGCTAAAAAGTTGCTTCATTCCTTCCCTTCAGTGTCCCTTATTCTCCATTCCTCTCATCACCCTGACATACCCTGACTTCTGCCCTCAGCATTCTGAACCCACCCCTAAATCCTCCCCGTTTTTGTCCCAAGATCATGCCATCCCTAACTCAGCATTCGGAACCCCTATTTCTTCTCGTTCTTCGTATGAGTCCCAGTCGCTCCTTTTCAGCATCCCAATGCCCCCCATTTCTTCTCGTCATCAAGCTGAGAACCCCTCATTTCTCCCTCTCAGCGTTCTGAACCCCCATTTCTCTCCTTAACCTGAGAGGCACCGAGGTCTCCCCTCGGTGGGATGGGGTTCGGAtccttccccatccctctccGTCCTCGTCCAGACTCCCGACACTTCCACCTGTCAGCGCTCTGAGCCCCATTCCTCCCCGTCCTCAGGCAAAACCTTCCCATTCCTCTCCTTCAATATTCCGACGCCGCCATTCCTCCCACTCATCGGCCTGAGGGCCCTTCATTCCTCTCCGTCAGCGTTCTGAGCCTCAATTCTTTCCCATCCTACGCCTGAGCGCTCTCCATTACCACCCCCACAACTGTCTCACCAGCTCGGCACCGGGCCGGTAGCTTCCGCCGCTCTAGGTCCGCGGACCCATGGCGAGGGTCCCGCCTGTGACTCCCGCCTTgccctgctcttcttcctcctccgcAGACGCTTCCTCTGAAGCGGTAGCTGTCGCTGCCGCGGCCGTTCGTTGCTCCCGGAACCGGAAACCCACTGCCCACTTCTAGGGCCCCGCCCCCGGCAGGACGCCTGCGCGCTAATGCCCCTCCAGCGTTTGCCCTTAGTGGGGAGGACGCCCCGCGCCTGCGTGCTCAGTCCCAGAGCGGCGCGCGCCTCTGGCCCGGGACCTACTGCGCTTGCGCCCTGACGTCCAACTACGGCTCGCACCTCTATCGGAGACCTGCGGCGCCGGAGCTCCTCATTTCGCCAACCGGCGCTTTCTGCCCACTCCGCCTGCCTGGCTTGCGCCCGCGGTTTCTCAACCTAAGGGGGCGTGAAGGGTTAGCATTGGCCCTACGCTGCTCCCCCAGCGGTCTCCACCGGCGGTAACCAGGAGGGAGGGGCGCCGAAGGCTGAGGTTGTGCCGGaggcctcctctcccacccctcgCCTACGTCGCGCCTGTAACGGGCGGTCCCCCGACCCTCTCCCCCAGGACTATTGTGTCCCGCTCTCTCCGGCCCGCCGAACTGTCGCAGGAGCGCGCGGGGACTAGTGCGGCCGCACGCGAACCCCGGCTCCTTCCGCGGGAACTGGAGAAGGGGGCGGTGCCGCGCTGCAGGTAACCAGAAGGGCCGTGCGACCGAGCCGGGCCGGCCCCTCCTGTAAAGGCTGTGCTGTGGGGATCACTAGACCCGACGACAGGGCGGGATGGGCTCCCCAGACTTCTGTTACACGTGTAACGAAGAGGGGTTCGTGGGAGAATGAGACCGTGTGTCCGTTATCTAATACACTTCTACTCAGGAGGATGTCAGTGCTGACACGGGTGGTAGGTCAGCCACAATACTGAATTAGTGCCGACTGTATAGTTTCAGGATGAAATACTAAGAATGTAGGTCATTGGGCTCTCCTTCAGCAAGGCATATCCCATCGCCCAAGGGGGCTCCTGCAGAGCATAGAGTAGGTGCCAACTGGACACTTAAAGCTGTATACTGCAACTTTCTCTGAACACAGGTGTGTGCCACAGCTCATCTACCCAAGGGGTTTGGGAATGCAGCTGCAGCTGGATAAAGTGTGAAAAACATCAGTAGTGATCTTTCttaattcttcaaaattttattaacaaaaccgggggggagggggcaagagtGAGCAAACTCCACAGTCCCACCCAGGCACAGAGAacggagagacagagggacacaCAAGAACAGGAGAAAATTCTGAGACCCTCTGGTAACGGCAGCTGGGTAGTCAACTGGTGGATGGGCACAGGGAGAAACTCAGGGACCATTGGAGAAACAGATGAATGGCAGAACAAACAAATGGGGGATTCACGGCAGCTCCCCAGCCTGGAATGCAGGGTGTGAGGACTTCTGGGCCAGTGTGAGACTCAGCGGTCAGCACTGGAGCGCAGGTCGGTAGTGAGTGGGTCATGTTGGATCGTTTGGTGCAGCATCAGGGCCAGTAATCCTGCCCGGTTAGTCATGGCTGTGCGTACATTGCGCTCCTGCTCAAACAGCTCATCCAGCTTGTACCACTGCCAGGGGAGCAAAGGAGCCATGAGAAGGAGCTCCAGAAGCCCCACCTGACCCCAGCCACATTCAGCATCAAAACCTACCACGCGCACACGCTCCAGGTCCACTTCAGCACGCCGCAACTTCTCCCAGCAATAATGGCGGTTACACTGGCGTTTGGGCAGGCGACAAAAGTCACCTGTGAGCTCAAAGACATCACGTACAAGAGGGCACCCACATACTTCATCTGCTGGCACCTGCAAGGAGATTGGGGGTCAGGGATAAATGGTGGTGGGGCAGAAAAGAGGACAGGAATGGGGAATGGTCAGAGAGGTAGGAAGGAATAGAGAGTTCAGAGTGTAGAGAGGAATGGAGATAATGAGACAcggaaaggaaaagaatgaagagtGACAAAGCAAGCAAAGTGAGAGTTATGGAAGCAGTCAagtagggaaaagggaaggaaggagggcaaaGGACGAAACAAGGGATGAATGTGGGGCagtgaagagaaagaacagaatggGGGAGTTGAGGGCAAACCTTACTTTGGGGTCCCGTGAGTGCTCAGGGCACAGCACCTGGAGCCGCTTACAATAGGTCTTGCTCTGAGGATTATAGACATCACAGAAGAGTCGTGTAGCTCTGGGGATTTAGAGTAGAGAGAAGGtagtggagggagagaagggagaccCATCTATTCTTGTCCATACCCATATCCTACCCCAACATGCCACTTCCGACCCCAGCCTTAACCTCCCTGCTCTAACTTCACGGAGCACGCACACTCACCCCTCAATGCGTGTGGGGTACATGGACCCAAAGGACGTCTGGCTCTCATACTGGAGGGATGAGCACAAATGGAGGGAACTGTGGATGTGTGCTGCATGCCCTCCCGAGACAACCCCCAGACAACACATCTGTTACCCCAGGGACCCACTGATATTCCCCCTCAGGATGACACCCTGACCTTGGCGTAGCAGCGCTCCATGTGGCGCAAGGCAACACGTGGGTTGATAGGGTGCCCGCAGGAGACGCAGAAGATCTGCAGGTCCGTGTCATCACTGTCACCCTCATTGCTCTGTGTGGAGTGAAAGAAACAATGAAGCCAGGTAGGAGCAGGTACTGGGCCCCGTGCCGCTGGGCCTGTGCTTGCTCACCTCCTCATCCTCACGGACAGCCTGCTGCTTGGCACGAAGAATAATGGCCTCAAGCTCATGGAATCGGCGCTCCATTTCCTGAAGGCGGGTGCGGGCACTCTGCTGCTCACGGCGAATACGTTCGAGCAGCTTCTTCCCATGCTCCTCAGCAATGCAGGGACTCTGCTGCCACTGCTGGATGCGCTGGGGGAGGATCTCATAGATGCGGCTGCAGGGAGGCAGTGGGTTGGGTGCAGGCAGGGAAGGTGGCAAACAAGGTAAGTGGGGTGATCCAAGAATGGTAAAATGGATGGCCGACCAACGGCAAAAGGATAAGTGACTGAATGGTAGATAAATAAGCAGACGAGCACGTGAGCGGTGGATGGATgagggatggatagatgggtgctTTGTGGACTGAACAGTGGGCAGGTGACTGATGGGAAGACATACAGAGGGCTCAGGCCATGCCCTACCCCATATTCCCTGACTCCCTTGAAACCTTCAGGAATGACTCACTTGGCTGCCAGCTTCATGCCACAGTCATCTGAGCAATACTTGGAGCCGGGCTGGGCAGGGCGCACACAGCCAGGTCCCAGGCACTGCGGTAGTGATGCAGGGTCCTTGGCGTCGGCGCGCTCTGGGTGTTTCCATTTGTCCTTGTGCTTCTGTTTCTGCCGATGCCGCTTGTATCTCTCTTCTTTCTATGGGACAAAGCGGGTCGGGTCAGGTTAGGGTGGAGTTAAAGTCAGCCCTCGATCCCTGTCTCCCCCTGTATGCCACCCCCTTCTGGCTCTTGTCCCATCCAGCTCCTGAcctttgcctctccctcccctccctgccctcggcCTTCCCACACTCATTTCACCCTCTCCATCACCTTCTTCTCAGATTTCTTCTCCCGACGCTTTACATGCTTCACTTTCACTGCCCTCTTCCGCAGCGCAGGGTCCAGGAACGGAGACTCCTCTGTATCACTCATCCAGGGCTGCAAGTGAGACATACACTGACCCACCTGCCCCTCTCATGACTACCCCACCACTAATCAGTTCCCAAATCAGCCTTCCATACTCTGCCTCATCTTCCATGTCTCCTCATCATGGAAACTCAGCTTCTGTAACCTCTCCCCTTCCACCATGGGACACTCTGCCTGCTCACCAGGCCATGGTCATCAAAGGCCCCCGCACAGAAGTCCTGGTACAGGTCAGGGTCCAGTGGCAGGTCCTCATCCGAGAGTGGCTCAGGTGTGGCCATAGCCTCAGGTGGCTCCTTGACTGCTGATGATGCCACTGCCCCTTCGTCCTCACGGATGCGCCCCAGCTTCTGTGATGGCTGTGGCTGCTGCTGGGTGGGCAGTGGCCTGCGAGGCCGTGGCAGGGACTCTGAGGGCGTCACTGGCGAGAGCTGCGGGGCAGAATCTCAGGACTGGCCCTGACCGCCCTGCCCGcatgccccgccccgccctgggGGGCTGGACTCACCGAGGAAGGGAAGTACTTGTACGATTCCTGTGCCGGCAGGAGGAAGGCCCAGGTCAGCCCCAGGTGGATGGAGGGTGGCCCTGCCCTAGCCCCTCCCACAAGAGCCTAGCCCCACCAACTAGCCCTGCTTTGCCTCCCCAGACACACCCACTACCCCCACCACTTCTCAGCACCAGGACATGCTCATCCCCGTCCCACCTGCCTTGACATGCCTGACTGCCTTGAAACATCTGGCTCTACCCTGCCCACCTGGGGTTGGAGGCGCCCCTGCTAGCCCCATACACCTGATCATGCCCCGTTCATCTGGACAGGCCAGGCTTCTTCCCCACCTGTCTGTATGCAACCAGGCCCCACCTCACCTGGCCCACCCCTCCTGGCCTCAGTGAGCCCTTCCTGGACATCTGACACCCCCACCTGGCCCTGCCCAGCTCTACCCATGCTCACCCGGGCCCGCAGCTGGCACTGACGCAGCCGGCACTTCTGCCGGATTTTGTTGGGGCCCCCAAACTTCTTCATGTCCCGACAGAAGTCGCAGTGGCCACAGTCCTCAGTGCGCCGGCAGGCCTCGCACTCGCCACACATGCGGGCTGACCGTTTgatctgctgctgctgctggtgatgCTGAAGACGGGCCCAGAACAGAAATCAGGAACGCAAGTAGGGCCTGAAATGGGATCCCCTTACCTATCCCAGCCATGGCAGCCACTCACCTGGCTGGGTGTGGCCACCAAGGGCTGTGGAGAGGATTTGTGGGGCGAAGCAGAGCCCCGAGCAAGCATCGCCCCAACCCCTGTCCCTGACCCCGCCCGACGCTGCAGGTCTGGATCTGGGGCAGGCCTCTTGCGCCCTCCACCCTCATCCCGGGGCTCACTGCCGTCTCGCTCATTGCTGTCCCGCTCCCGTGACTTCTTGTGCCGATAACGGATTTCCAGCTTAGGGTCTTTCTCTGTGGGGTCAAGGTGGGTTGACACTGAGGAATTTGGATGGTCCCAgaactctttcttcttcttttctgtccCACCCACCTTCTCTGTCCCCCTACTCCAGGGCAAAGCTACCCAGTCTGGTGGGACCCTGTATTTGGGCTCACCGTGGAGTCTCCGCTCTAGCTCACCACAAACCAATAATCACCCACAGACGTATGTCACCATTCCCCATGATCCACCCTCCTTTTATGGCTTCTCCTCCCTCGTGGCAGGTGGATCTGCCTGCCCTGTCCAGGCCGCCCCCCTCACCTCGGCACTCCCGACAGTACCACTCCCGGATGGCCTTGGCCATCTTCTCAGTGATCCGGATGCAGTCCCCATGGAACCACTCATTGCAGTTGTCACACCCGCTGCAGAGGATGGGGTGAGTGGTGCAGATGTGAGGGGCTGGACCCATCAGCCTCACCCAACCTTACAAGTGTCAGCCCCGCCCGCCTCTCCCCGGCTCACATCATGAAGCAGTTGATGTCTGGTTTACGGCAGATGCAGTAGATGGGCGCATTCTCCCCATTCTCCGACTTGCTGTCCTCCCCAGCATCTGGAGGCTCTGGGTCTGAACCATCACCCTCCTGTGGGATTCCCCCCACCATCATGGTTCCTTAGAGAACCCCCATCACAGTGCCTCATCCCTTGTTACAGCTCCATCACGCCTCACCACAAACCCCAACATTCTGCCAATAGACTTTCCATCATAGCTCCTCATTAAATCTTTCCATCACAATTCCCACAAGCTCCCCCCACTCACCCCTGACACCCCAGTCCCACACTTATAAATCCCATCACTCTGTCTCACACCTTCCATCACTTACCCCACTAACGCTCCAGCACTCAATCCACACGCTCTTAACAGTTAGTTACACTCTACCATTCATCTCATACTGCCCCCATCGTGACTCCTCACAGGGCCCCCTCACTTCTCAGACACCACGGGGTATATTCCGCAGACAGAACATGTATTTCCATCACGGTTCCCCGCAGATCCCCCGTTATCAACCCCACAGACAACCCGCCCCCATCACCTTTCCCCACCGGTCCTTTGACAAAGACTCATCACGGCTCACTACATACTAACCAGTACTGCTCATCGTAAACCCTTTATCACTCAGCCCAATTTCCCATCCGGACCCCCGCTAAACTACCGAAAGGGATCGCCACAAACTTCCATTACGGACCCCCATAATCGCTCATCACAAAACTCCCAGATGGTTCACACATCAGAAAAAATTCAGAACATCAGACCCCCAACATTCTACCCACAGACCCTTGTTAAGGCTCACCACAGGCTCCCACCTAGTGCCCACAGACTCTCCTTACGGTTCACCACAGACCCTGAAGATCTGCCCACAGACCCCACCACTACCAATCCACCTGACCTCTACCGCCGACCCCCTCCCCGGACCCGTACTCACCATCTCTCCGCTCTCAGCGCACCCCTCCGCGACCCCCGCCAGCGACCCGCGAATCCGCACAGACCTCTCGGAGGCGTCCCCGGCCGTTGTAAAGGCGCCCACAACTACTTCCGCTTTGGTCGCGCCTCCCGGGCACCGTACTCTTATTGCGCAGGCCTACTGCGTCGGCTCCGCAGCAAACAAGTAGATCCGCCGCCTAGGGCCTCTCCGGTCTCTTAGGCGCCACCATCTTGACTACTGAGACCGTACGGCAGCCGAGTCTATAAGTTTGCAGGAAACATGGCCGCACCTATATGGCTGCTTTCCCGAGGGCACCGCCACCTTGTCGGCTGAGTCCGTACGGTGACCGCTTGTACGGACTCAACGTTACAGGAAATATGGCCGCGCCTGTGCGCTACTTCCACGCAGATGCCGTCATCTTGGAAACTGATTCCGTAAGATGGCCGAGTCCGTACGTTCACAGGCAATACATGGCAGCGTCCTAATCGCGGCTTCCAAGAGGGCGCCGGCATTTTGGCCATCGATTCCGTACGCTGGCGGCTTGCACTGCAGAGAAGTTCAAAGAAAAAGTGGCTGCGGCAGAAACGCTACTTGTATCAAGTTACACTCACTCTTCCATTCAGTCACTTTCCCCTTCCAC is part of the Zalophus californianus isolate mZalCal1 chromosome 14, mZalCal1.pri.v2, whole genome shotgun sequence genome and encodes:
- the CXXC1 gene encoding CXXC-type zinc finger protein 1 isoform X2 translates to MEGDGSDPEPPDAGEDSKSENGENAPIYCICRKPDINCFMIGCDNCNEWFHGDCIRITEKMAKAIREWYCRECREKDPKLEIRYRHKKSRERDSNERDGSEPRDEGGGRKRPAPDPDLQRRAGSGTGVGAMLARGSASPHKSSPQPLVATPSQHHQQQQQIKRSARMCGECEACRRTEDCGHCDFCRDMKKFGGPNKIRQKCRLRQCQLRARESYKYFPSSLSPVTPSESLPRPRRPLPTQQQPQPSQKLGRIREDEGAVASSAVKEPPEAMATPEPLSDEDLPLDPDLYQDFCAGAFDDHGLPWMSDTEESPFLDPALRKRAVKVKHVKRREKKSEKKKEERYKRHRQKQKHKDKWKHPERADAKDPASLPQCLGPGCVRPAQPGSKYCSDDCGMKLAANRIYEILPQRIQQWQQSPCIAEEHGKKLLERIRREQQSARTRLQEMERRFHELEAIILRAKQQAVREDEESNEGDSDDTDLQIFCVSCGHPINPRVALRHMERCYAKYESQTSFGSMYPTRIEGATRLFCDVYNPQSKTYCKRLQVLCPEHSRDPKVPADEVCGCPLVRDVFELTGDFCRLPKRQCNRHYCWEKLRRAEVDLERVRVWYKLDELFEQERNVRTAMTNRAGLLALMLHQTIQHDPLTTDLRSSADR
- the CXXC1 gene encoding CXXC-type zinc finger protein 1 isoform X1 — encoded protein: MEGDGSDPEPPDAGEDSKSENGENAPIYCICRKPDINCFMIGCDNCNEWFHGDCIRITEKMAKAIREWYCRECREKDPKLEIRYRHKKSRERDSNERDGSEPRDEGGGRKRPAPDPDLQRRAGSGTGVGAMLARGSASPHKSSPQPLVATPSQHHQQQQQIKRSARMCGECEACRRTEDCGHCDFCRDMKKFGGPNKIRQKCRLRQCQLRARLSPVTPSESLPRPRRPLPTQQQPQPSQKLGRIREDEGAVASSAVKEPPEAMATPEPLSDEDLPLDPDLYQDFCAGAFDDHGLPWMSDTEESPFLDPALRKRAVKVKHVKRREKKSEKKKEERYKRHRQKQKHKDKWKHPERADAKDPASLPQCLGPGCVRPAQPGSKYCSDDCGMKLAANRIYEILPQRIQQWQQSPCIAEEHGKKLLERIRREQQSARTRLQEMERRFHELEAIILRAKQQAVREDEESNEGDSDDTDLQIFCVSCGHPINPRVALRHMERCYAKYESQTSFGSMYPTRIEGATRLFCDVYNPQSKTYCKRLQVLCPEHSRDPKVPADEVCGCPLVRDVFELTGDFCRLPKRQCNRHYCWEKLRRAEVDLERVRVWYKLDELFEQERNVRTAMTNRAGLLALMLHQTIQHDPLTTDLRSSADR